The Salvia miltiorrhiza cultivar Shanhuang (shh) unplaced genomic scaffold, IMPLAD_Smil_shh original_scaffold_405_1, whole genome shotgun sequence nucleotide sequence TCATTTGATAAAAAACCAATTACAAACATAACATTAGCCCGATGGTGGTTTATGCCGACTATGGGTATGCAAATCAAGTCATACTTGTTAGTTTTATAAGTAGCATCGACATATATAACGTCACCAAAGTGTTGGTAATCTACTAGGCATCTGCTATCTCTGAATAATAGATTTTGAAGCCTACCATCATCAGTGACCTTTACCTTACAGTAGAACAAAGGGTCGCTTAATCCTTTCTCTGTGAAATACTCCATCAATTTGTTTGCATCGAAATTGGCAACTTTTGCCATGTTAGCGTTCTCGCGATTCAGCTCATTATAAACATCCTTCCGTAAGAAACCAACATTCTCACGACCTCCAGCTTCATTTTCCAAAAAATGATACGAACGGCTAACACCAATACCACTTGACTTCATCGCAATAAGTATAGTCTTCTGCGAATGTGCAAGCTTCCGGGCAGACCGCAATAGATAGGTTTTGGTAGGATGAAGCATATCATGGTTGTGCTTTTTCACAAAGGTTGTCACGACCCATGGACTTTCAACGTCTGTTCGACTAACACGTAGCCTTGCCTTGCAGTTGTTCCTATAACTATGCTTCTTTAACGCAGCCACACAACCTTTTGAAGACTTGTTATCCAGTTGTCCCTCACATGAACAATGAAAAACCTTTCCACAAGAAATTTTATTAGTGCCTTTGAAATAAGCTTGCGTTCCTTTCCGAGCTGAAAAACCAATCATCCGGGCATATGCTGCATACAGAACAAAAACATCATCCAATGTGTCAATGGCACATCGAACGTTAATCTTCCCTTCCACTTCGGCCAATGTCACAAGAACTTCGTTATCACTTCCTTGCCCAAAATCTACATTATTTCCATCTGTACCTTGAGCACTGCTATCAATATGGACACTATCTTCAGACTATATCAATAGAATTCCCATGCTCACCACCAGAATCACTATTACCAACTTCTCTGCTATTACCACTACCACTACCACTCTCAAAATCGGGACAACCTTCATTGTCGTAGGATAAATTTAAATCGAAGTCCATTTGCCTTTAATGGGAAGCAAAGTATAAGACGTTAACAACTGTATTGTGCATGTCAAAAAAAATCACGCCACATTACTGAAAGTCAAACAACTGGGAACGTTTTATAACGAAGAAGAAACCCCACATACTGATAATACtccataaaatataataaaaaagaatttacaaaatataataaaaaagaa carries:
- the LOC131004497 gene encoding protein FAR1-RELATED SEQUENCE 5-like; protein product: MKVVPILRVVVVVVIAEKLSEDSVHIDSSAQGTDGNNVDFGQGSDNEVLVTLAEVEGKINVRCAIDTLDDVFVLYAAYARMIGFSARKGTQAYFKGTNKISCGKVFHCSCEGQLDNKSSKGCVAALKKHSYRNNCKARLRVSRTDVESPWVVTTFVKKHNHDMLHPTKTYLLRSARKLAHSQKTILIAMKSSGIGVSRSYHFLENEAGGRENVGFLRKDVYNELNRENANMAKVANFDANKLMEYFTEKGLSDPLFYCKVKVTDDGRLQNLLFRDSRCLVDYQHFGDVIYVDATYKTNKYDLICIPIVGINHHRANVMFVIGFLSNEKTESYEWLFFTFLESMYHKEPLIIFSDQYQAHMNGVDVTFRDAKHRLCQWHINKNVGKQFGTLNHNKSFKSLWYRCMNGCENAEEFESTWADMIDEFRIVENRWFIGMYKLRKRWSSIFKLDKFTGGLHATSWSEVTNKVLKEICGSEKM